Proteins encoded by one window of Salvia splendens isolate huo1 chromosome 7, SspV2, whole genome shotgun sequence:
- the LOC121810479 gene encoding uncharacterized protein LOC121810479 codes for MACVREDYRMSDNAEEVVVCQKQEAARKDVEHAFGVLQARWGIVKGAACGWHRPLIADIMYACIIMHNMIDDDEGDYVTVWSDDASSSTTSSFVVHDPLVQGVPLDMRNVMARSTEMCKKEAHTRLQADLIE; via the coding sequence ATGGCCtgtgttcgtgaagactatcgCATGTCCGACAACGCCGAAGAGGTCGTTGTTTGCCAAAAGCAAGAGGCAGCTCGGAAAGACGTAGAGCatgcattcggagtcctccaagcacggtggggtATAGTGAAAGGTGCGGCCTGTGGATGGCACCGTCCACTAATCGCtgacatcatgtatgcatgtatcataatgcataacatgatcgatGACGACGAAGGAGACTATGTCACGGTATGGAGCGACGATGCAAGCTCCAGCACCACGAGTTCGTTCGTTGTACATGACCCTCTAGTGCAGGGTGTTCCTCTTGACATgcgcaatgtcatggcccgttcaACTGAGATGTGCAAAAAGGAAGCACATACTCGCCTCCAAGCGGATCTAATTGAATAA
- the LOC121742313 gene encoding alpha-soluble NSF attachment protein-like, which produces MIYPHFPSKSSNINQTKPTISVKNQKGGKTMGDPTAKGEDFEKKAEKKLSGWAFFGHKYEDASDLFEKAANSYKLAKSWDQAGAVYVKLANCHLKLDSKHEAAASYADAAHCYKKSNIRESISCLEQSVNLFLDIGRLNMSARYYKEIAELYEQEQNFEQAIVYYERAADLFQSEDVTTSANQCKQKVSQFAAQLEQYQKAIDIFEEIARQSLNNNLLKYGVKGHLLNAGICQLCKGDVVAINKALERYQELDPTFSGTREYKLLADLAAAIDEEDVAKFTDAVKEFDSMTPLDAWKTTLLLRVKEALKAKEMEEDDLT; this is translated from the exons atgaTATATCCTCATTTTCCTTCAAAATCCAGCAACATAAACCAAACCAAACCCACGATTTCGGTGAAGAACCAAAAAGGGGGAAAAACAATGGGCGATCCCACTGCAAAGGGCGAAGACTTCGAGAAAAAAGCCGAGAAGAAGCTCAGCGGCTGGGCCTTTTTCGGCCACAAGTATGAAGACGCCTCCGATTTGTTCGAAAAAGCTGCCAATTCCTATAAGCTTGCCAAATCAT GGGATCAGGCCGGAGCAGTGTATGTTAAGCTGGCTAACTGCCACTTGAAG TTGGATAGCAAGCATGAAGCTGCTGCTTCATATGCTGATGCTGCCCATTGCTACAAAAAGTCCAATATAAGAG AGTCGATATCATGTCTCGAGCAATCTGTAAATTTGTTTCTTGATATTGGAAGGCTTAATATGTCTGCCAGATATTACAAG GAAATAGCTGAACTGTATGAGCAGGAACAGAACTTTGAGCAGGCTATTGTTTATTATGAAAGAGCTGCCGATCTCTTCCAAAGTGAAGACGTAACAACATCAGCCAATCAATGCAAGCAGAAAGTTTCTCAATTCGCTGCTCAATTGGAACA ATACCAAAAGGCTATTGATATTTTTGAAGAGATAGCACGACAGAGTCTCAACAATAACTTGCTGAAATATGGAGTCAAAGGGCACCTCCTCAATGCTGGTATTTGCCAGCTTTGCAAAGGTGATGTTGTTGCGATAAACAAGGCATTGGAGAGATACCAG GAATTGGATCCTACATTTTCTGGAACACGAGAGTACAAATTGCTTGCG GATTTAGCAGCTGCTATTGATGAGGAAGATGTTGCTAAATTTACTGATGCTGTTAAGGAATTTGATAGCATGACCCCGCTG GATGCTTGGAAGACAACACTTTTATTAAGAGTAAAGGAGGCCTTGAAGGCAAAAGAGATGGAGGAAGATGATCTTACTTGA
- the LOC121811225 gene encoding uncharacterized protein LOC121811225 translates to MVSIGDGEDILRSEESSVGKVKSHAPLHISTSQRGLINEDSSGRGSNGGFSAISKRLRFLKFGNLASPSARFQRIAEGKDEASRAVPSSSGSLHIRERFHRIFSRKMDWNNLVKMGKEWIRDPMNMALFVWIVCVAVSGAILFMVMIGMLNHALPKKSERDAWFEVNNQILNALFTLMCLYQHPKRIYHLALLLRWREEDILKLRKVYCKNGTYKPHEWAHMMVVVALLNLNCFAQYALCGLNLGYKRSERPAIGVGICISFAIGAPAIAGVYTMLSPLGKDYETQSDEEMQIPVTTEDSSSRDQSRRESLEKRFSFAMRDDGRTLETRPSWSGGILDFWDDISLAYLSLFCSFCVFGWNMERLGFGNMYVHIATFLLFCMAPFWIFNLAAVNIDNETVREALGITGIFLCVFGLLYGGFWRIQMRKRFNLPPSKFCCGKPAVTDCAMWLFCCWCSLAQEVRTGNAYDIVEDRFYKKNCEHMPMSPLNREGGEFRSHPTSPLGNNIPSPSRVTKGNSPSPSRLSKEYNSPGRQLTLIEEESSARVEDETMTAPTISVIRREDD, encoded by the coding sequence atggtttCAATTGGTGATGGTGAGGATATTTTGCGAAGTGAGGAGTCTAGTGTTGGTAAAGTCAAGAGTCATGCACCTCTACACATCTCAACATCCCAGAGAGGTCTTATAAATGAAGATAGCTCGGGGAGAGGATCCAATGGCGGTTTCTCCGCTATTTCTAAAAGGCTGAGGTTTCTTAAATTTGGCAACTTAGCGTCGCCTTCAGCGAGGTTTCAGCGGATTGCAGAGGGGAAGGACGAGGCTTCACGCGCTGTACCTTCTTCTTCCGGAAGTCTCCATATACGTGAGCGCTTCCATAGGATATTTTCGCGTAAAATGGACTGGAATAACCTTGTGAAAATGGGGAAAGAATGGATAAGAGATCCTATGAATATGGCGCTCTTTGTTTGGATTGTCTGCGTTGCTGTTTCCGGTGCTATCTTGTTCATGGTCATGATTGGCATGTTAAACCATGCCCTGCCCAAGAAATCGGAGAGGGATGCTTGGTTTGAAGTCAATAATCAGATCCTCAATGCTTTGTTCACTCTCATGTGTTTATACCAGCATCCGAAGCGAATATATCACCTGGCACTACTGCTGAGATGGAGAGAAGAAGATATTCTAAAGCTCCGGAAAGTTTACTGCAAAAATGGTACTTACAAACCCCATGAATGGGCACATATGATGGTAGTTGTGGCCTTGCTGAACTTAAACTGCTTTGCTCAATATGCGTTATGTGGTCTTAACTTGGGATACAAGAGGTCGGAGCGACCTGCCATTGGTGTTGGAATATGTATCTCTTTCGCGATTGGTGCCCCTGCAATTGCTGGAGTTTACACTATGCTTAGCCCTCTTGGGAAAGATTATGAGACTCAGTCAGATGAGGAAATGCAAATTCCAGTTACGACTGAGGATAGTAGTAGCAGAGACCAATCTAGGAGAGAATCGTTAGAAAAGAGATTCTCGTTTGCGATGAGAGACGATGGAAGAACACTGGAGACAAGACCAAGTTGGAGTGGAGGCATTCTTgatttttgggatgacatttcTTTAGCATACCTTTCACTCTTCTGTAGCTTCTGTGTTTTCGGATGGAATATGGAGAGACTCGGGTTTGGCAATATGTACGTCCACATCGCAACGTTTCTTCTATTTTGTATGGCTCCCTTTTGGATTTTCAACCTGGCTGCTGTTAATATTGATAACGAGACAGTTAGGGAGGCATTAGGCATCACCGGGATATTCCTCTGTGTTTTTGGTCTACTCTACGGTGGGTTTTGGCGAATTCAGATGAGGAAGAGATTTAATCTGCCTCCTTCGAAATTCTGCTGTGGCAAACCAGCTGTGACCGACTGCGCCATGTGGCTGTTCTGCTGTTGGTGCTCGTTGGCTCAGGAAGTAAGAACGGGGAACGCATATGACATCGTGGAAGACAGGTTTTACAAGAAGAACTGTGAGCATATGCCTATGTCCCCATTGAATCGCGAGGGTGGTGAGTTCCGGTCTCATCCCACTTCGCCTTTAGGGAACAACATCCCATCTCCATCCCGTGTTACAAAGGGCAACTCGCCTAGTCCCAGCCGATTATCCAAGGAGTACAACAGCCCCGGGAGGCAGCTCACGTTGATTGAAGAAGAATCTTCTGCAAGAGTTGAGGATGAAACGATGACAGCACCGACAATCTCAGTTATTCGACGAGAAGATGATTAG
- the LOC121811224 gene encoding protein RETICULATA-RELATED 6, chloroplastic-like, whose protein sequence is MMKMEPRTLTVKPPGFHFPTNKLPRRHLSFHRVVVTAECTSPAKRRDVLIAPLLALGAYALHSAAAKAAELTKQHVKDETINSRIYDATAIGEPLALGKDKSKAWEKMMNARIVYLGEAEQVPTRDDKEVEMEIVSKLSKRCAQAERPLSLALEAIPCDFQSPLNSYIDGRITADALVSLLTHWPSQRWQEYEPLLTYCRDNGVPVIACGLPLEVLRTIQGEGVGGLSESDRKKYGPPAGSGFISGFRSISRRSSSSSSSSSSVDINFSSPPAPFEPSSYFSMQAKVVEDYSMSQIILQGVTAGGSNGMLVVVTGANHVAYGARGTGLPARISRKIPKKNQVVILLDPERQYIRREGEVPVADFLWYSAARPCSRNCFDRAEIARVMNAAGTRREALPQDLQNGLDLGLVSPEVLQNFFDLERYPIISELTNRFQGFRERLLADPKFLHRLAIEESISITTALVAQYTRRGDRFIQELDYVVTDTLRGIVVDFFTVWLPAPTLSFLPVVDSAAPDSLEAVKGLLGSIPDNAFQKNPVGRDWNLSHRIASVVFGGLKLAGVGFVSSIGAVVSSNILYLLRKVINPSFAAMEQNKRSPILKSALVYSTFLGTSANLRYQFIAGIVEHRISEEIADQPLLVNGISFVARTINSYLGTQQWIDLARYTGVQACKKEEEIVVTSYQVLEDATNIDEVEANQQ, encoded by the exons ATGATGAAGATGGAGCCCCGCACTTTAACCGTCAAACCTCCCGGCTTCCACTTCCCAACAAACAAACTCCCCCGCCGCCACCTCTCCTTCCACCGCGTCGTTGTCACCGCAGAATGCACCTCCCCGGCCAAGCGCCGCGACGTGCTCATCGCCCCCTTGCTCGCCCTCGGAGCGTACGCGCTCCACTCGGCCGCGGCCAAGGCGGCAGAATTAACTAAGCAGCATGTCAAGGACGAGACGATTAATTCGAGGATTTACGACGCGACAGCGATAGGAGAGCCGCTGGCGCTGGGGAAGGACAAGAGCAAGGCGTGGGAGAAGATGATGAACGCGCGGATCGTGTACCTAGGCGAGGCCGAGCAGGTCCCGACGCGAGACGACAAAGAGGTGGAGATGGAGATCGTGAGCAAGCTGAGCAAGAGATGCGCTCAAGCTGAGAGGCCCTTGTCGTTGGCCTTGGAGGCTATTCCTTGTGATTTCCAGTCCCCCCTCAATAGCTATATCGATGGCCGGATCACTGCGGACGCCCTCGTGTCTTTACTAACGCATTGGCCGTCGCAGCGCTGGCAGGAATACGAGCCTCTGCTCACTTACTGCCGCGATAATGGAGTTCCGGTTATTGCCTGTGGCCTTCCTCTTGAG GTTTTGAGGACAATTCAAGGTGAAGGGGTAGGGGGGCTCTCAGAAAGTGACCGTAAGAAATATGGTCCGCCTGCAGGGTCGGGCTTCATCTCAGGGTTCCGGTCTATCTCAAGGCGATCCTCGTCATCTTCGTCGTCGTCGTCCTCTGTTGACATAAATTTCTCAAGCCCGCCTGCTCCGTTCGAGCCAAGCTCTTACTTCTCCATGCAAGCGAAAGTGGTGGAGGACTACTCCATGTCTCAGATCATTCTACAGGGCGTTACAGCCGGTGGGAGCAACGGGATGCTGGTAGTGGTGACGGGCGCCAACCATGTCGCCTACGGGGCCAGAGGGACAGGTCTACCCGCAAGAATATCAAGAAAGATCCCGAAGAAAAATCAAGTAGTGATATTGCTTGACCCTGAGCGCCAGTATATCAGGAGGGAGGGAGAAGTCCCTGTTGCGGACTTCTTGTGGTACTCGGCCGCCAGGCCCTGTAGTCGGAACTGCTTCGATCGTGCTGAAATCGCCCGAGTCATGAATGCTGCTGGAACTAGGAGAGAAGCCTTGCCTCAA GACCTTCAAAACGGACTCGATCTTGGTCTAGTGTCCCCCGAAGTACTACAGAATTTCTTCGATCTAGAGCGATATCCTATCATCTCCGAACTGACAAACCGTTTCCAG GGCTTCAGAGAAAGACTACTGGCAGATCCCAAATTTCTACACAGATTGGCCATAGAAGAATCCATATCAATCACCACAGCCCTGGTAGCTCAGTACACGAGGCGCGGAGACAGATTCATCCAAGAGCTGGACTACGTTGTCACGGACACATTAAGAGGGATCGTGGTGGATTTCTTCACAGTGTGGCTCCCAGCGCCCACGCTGTCATTCCTCCCTGTCGTGGACTCTGCTGCCCCGGACAGCTTGGAAGCAGTGAAGGGCCTTTTAGGGTCCATCCCGGACAACGCTTTCCAGAAGAATCCGGTCGGGAGGGACTGGAACTTGAGCCATAGAATAGCATCAGTGGTGTTTGGTGGTCTAAAGCTGGCCGGAGTGGGATTCGTCTCCAGCATTGGCGCTGTGGTCTCGTCAAACATACTCTACCTACTTCGGAAGGTCATCAACCCAAGCTTTGCTGCGATGGAGCAGAACAAACGCTCGCCCATACTCAAATCTGCCCTCGTCTATTCAACCTTCCTCGGAACATCAGCAAATCTGCGCTATCAG TTTATTGCAGGAATAGTGGAGCATAGGATATCGGAGGAGATCGCGGACCAGCCATTGCTAGTAAACGGGATCTCGTTTGTGGCTCGAACGATAAACTCGTACTTGGGAACGCAG CAATGGATTGATTTGGCACGGTACACAGGAGTGCAGGCTTgtaagaaggaagaagaaatagTAGTAACATCGTATCAAGTGTTAGAAGATGCTACCAACATTGATGAAGTTGAAGCCAACCAGCAATAG
- the LOC121811226 gene encoding PRA1 family protein B3-like, giving the protein MAAPATLPISNPQSESQPPIATPAFRAFISRLNSNIRNALAQRRPWLELLDRSSFSRPDSLSDAASRIRKNFSYFRVNYVSLIALSLALSLFSHPLSLLVLLALLAAWIFLYLFRPADQPLVLAGRTFSDPETLGILVVSTIVVVFLTSVGSLLISALLLGLAVVCTHGAFRMPEDLFLDDQEQVNTGFLSFLGGAASSAAATAAPTVVAARV; this is encoded by the coding sequence ATGGCCGCTCCGGCGACTCTCCCGATCTCTAACCCCCAATCCGAATCTCAGCCGCCGATTGCCACCCCCGCCTTCCGCGCTTTCATCTCCCGCCTCAATTCCAACATCCGCAACGCCCTCGCCCAGCGCCGCCCCTGGCTCGAGCTCCTCGACCGCTCCTCCTTCTCCCGCCCCGACTCCCTCTCCGACGCTGCCTCTCGCATCCGCAAAAACTTCTCCTATTTCCGCGTCAATTACGTCTCCCTCATCGCTCTCTCCCTCGCCCTCTCCCTCTTCTCCCATCCCCTCTCCCTCCTCGTCCTCCTCGCCCTCCTCGCCGCCTGGATCTTCCTCTACCTCTTCCGTCCCGCCGATCAGCCGCTCGTCCTCGCCGGCCGCACCTTCTCCGATCCCGAAACGTTGGGGATTCTGGTGGTTTCCACCATAGTCGTGGTCTTCCTCACCAGCGTCGGATCTCTGCTCATCTCCGCGTTGCTCCTCGGCCTCGCCGTGGTCTGCACGCACGGCGCGTTCCGGATGCCTGAGGATTTGTTTTTGGATGATCAGGAGCAGGTCAATACCGGCTTCCTCTCGTTTCTAGGCGGCGCCGCCTCCTCTGCCGCCGCGACTGCTGCTCCTACTGTTGTCGCTGCACGCGTCTGA